From a single Sporosarcina oncorhynchi genomic region:
- a CDS encoding type I restriction endonuclease subunit R, protein MNETQFETELIQYITSGTITKPEHLEGIIAAERPVDYVMKTKLWKYEPNIKTTDQLWGNFKAILEQLNQNTLDHPLSTTEFNQVKKIISNIQTPYEAGQFLYGLNGVSQIEIDLDDGRHVFLTVFDQKQVGAGNTVYQVVNQIQRPAVITGKQERFFDTTLLINGLPIIQIEEKRDTRNVDEALKQMQQYADENQYRDIFSTLQILVAITPNNVKYMANTTADKFNKDFAFNWQRKSDNTIVRNWKEFADSMLSIPMAHQMATNYMILDGTKNKQMLKVMRPYQVYATQNVIENLKRVDFELGTNKVGYIWHTTGSGKTITSFKTAWLASRMPKVDKVVFVVDRIALTKQTNENYRAYDPDASDDFVGSVQNTDNTNDLSRKLKSKDTGIIVTSVQKLDTLVKRKTFKAPDKNIVFIVDEAHRSTGGESFATIQKAFKTSAWVGYTGTPMFDETTTGLKTENVFGPLLHAYTIREAIADRNVLGFKVDFQTTIDEEQMKTNYLPNFYRERYPKWSEERIQEKINNLSQEDMDDAVEPSFYDENPDHVKLVVEDIFKNWRNRSNEGKYNALFTTHVGGGKASTPMAMMYFNEFQRVNAENRLNGKETLKVAVTFSLNSSNNDSMLESNRGLYDAIMAYNTEFGTEWGMNDVSGYTQDVTSRLNRSATDRKYLDLVIVVDQLLTGFDAPELNTLYVDRTLKGAGLIQAYSRTNRIADIQTKPLGNIVNYRWPAQNEKLMNKALAIYANKDSAILSDDEQRESNQKDGIIAKPFEEVFHEVKNVVGKLGSLTSEFQQLPPSEKQKEYMLDLMREYNVGMAKLKQYTPEEVDGNAVGFDYDNPDKLVENLGMTSDQEVMLTTVLANELKQHISKEKKIPLYQIELRMTHVKDVKIDYDYLTELVEQLLNQVHYGETAKAQETQEKINQFANGLDDQQYATKIKNAAIAIINGDFPTEGSNFKYPVKLSDSEQIIQAANNVNLDRIILDFRVKWGITDIITSVQMRELFSRHRFGLQDLDDTGQIRDIIAQASSDYQTMAHDVNVQALSKIKYRNSLRDAIYVLADELVVN, encoded by the coding sequence GTGAATGAAACTCAATTCGAAACAGAACTCATTCAATACATCACAAGTGGAACGATTACGAAACCGGAGCACCTTGAAGGTATTATCGCGGCGGAAAGACCTGTGGATTACGTTATGAAAACGAAGCTTTGGAAATATGAACCAAATATTAAAACGACTGACCAACTTTGGGGCAACTTCAAAGCGATTTTGGAACAACTCAACCAAAACACGCTTGACCATCCACTAAGTACAACAGAATTCAATCAAGTGAAAAAAATAATCTCAAATATTCAAACCCCCTATGAGGCGGGACAGTTCTTATACGGACTAAACGGTGTATCACAGATTGAAATTGATTTAGATGATGGTCGCCATGTATTTTTGACGGTTTTTGATCAAAAACAAGTGGGTGCTGGGAATACAGTCTATCAAGTAGTAAATCAAATTCAACGACCGGCTGTCATCACTGGAAAGCAAGAACGCTTTTTTGACACGACGCTTCTCATAAACGGATTACCGATTATTCAAATTGAAGAAAAGCGTGATACGCGTAATGTGGATGAGGCCTTGAAGCAGATGCAGCAATATGCGGATGAAAACCAATATCGAGATATTTTCTCTACTTTGCAAATTTTAGTTGCCATCACGCCAAACAATGTGAAATACATGGCGAATACGACGGCGGATAAGTTCAATAAAGACTTTGCGTTCAATTGGCAACGGAAAAGTGATAATACAATTGTGCGTAATTGGAAAGAGTTTGCCGATTCTATGCTATCCATTCCTATGGCGCATCAAATGGCAACAAATTATATGATTTTAGATGGTACAAAAAATAAGCAAATGCTTAAAGTGATGCGCCCTTATCAAGTGTACGCAACGCAAAATGTGATTGAGAATTTGAAACGGGTCGATTTTGAACTTGGAACGAATAAGGTAGGGTATATTTGGCACACGACTGGTTCGGGAAAAACAATTACAAGTTTCAAGACTGCATGGTTAGCTAGTCGAATGCCCAAAGTGGATAAAGTGGTTTTTGTCGTTGATCGAATTGCCCTTACGAAACAAACAAATGAAAACTATAGAGCTTACGATCCTGACGCAAGTGATGACTTTGTCGGAAGTGTTCAAAACACCGACAATACGAATGATTTGAGTCGGAAGTTGAAGAGTAAAGATACAGGCATTATCGTTACATCCGTGCAAAAGCTAGATACGTTAGTGAAGCGAAAAACTTTCAAAGCCCCCGATAAAAATATCGTCTTTATAGTAGATGAAGCGCATCGTTCAACGGGTGGAGAAAGTTTTGCAACCATTCAAAAAGCCTTTAAGACTTCAGCATGGGTCGGATATACTGGAACCCCAATGTTTGATGAAACAACGACTGGCTTGAAAACCGAAAATGTTTTCGGTCCACTTTTACACGCCTATACGATTCGTGAAGCAATTGCGGATCGAAACGTTCTTGGATTCAAAGTGGATTTTCAAACAACGATTGACGAAGAGCAGATGAAGACCAACTACCTGCCAAATTTCTATCGTGAACGCTATCCGAAATGGTCGGAAGAACGAATTCAAGAGAAGATTAATAATCTCTCACAAGAAGATATGGATGATGCAGTCGAACCGAGTTTCTATGATGAAAACCCAGACCATGTCAAATTGGTAGTAGAAGACATTTTCAAAAATTGGCGAAACCGCTCAAATGAAGGTAAATACAATGCTTTATTCACCACACATGTCGGCGGTGGAAAAGCGAGCACGCCGATGGCAATGATGTACTTTAATGAATTCCAACGTGTAAATGCGGAAAATAGATTGAACGGTAAAGAAACGCTAAAAGTTGCTGTCACATTTAGTCTGAATTCATCGAATAACGACAGCATGTTAGAGTCGAATCGAGGCCTTTATGATGCGATTATGGCCTACAATACAGAATTCGGGACTGAGTGGGGTATGAATGACGTGTCGGGCTACACACAAGACGTGACAAGCCGATTAAACAGATCCGCAACAGATAGGAAGTATTTGGATCTTGTCATCGTCGTAGACCAACTTTTGACTGGTTTCGACGCGCCGGAACTCAATACGTTATATGTAGATCGAACGTTAAAAGGTGCAGGGCTAATCCAAGCGTACTCAAGAACAAATCGTATCGCAGATATACAAACAAAACCTTTGGGAAACATTGTGAATTATCGTTGGCCGGCACAAAACGAAAAGTTGATGAATAAAGCTTTAGCAATCTACGCAAATAAAGACTCTGCCATTCTATCGGATGATGAACAACGTGAATCCAACCAAAAAGACGGGATTATTGCGAAACCGTTCGAAGAAGTATTCCATGAAGTAAAGAACGTAGTTGGAAAGCTGGGAAGTCTAACTAGTGAATTCCAACAGCTGCCACCGTCTGAAAAGCAAAAAGAGTATATGCTCGATTTAATGCGAGAATATAATGTTGGCATGGCAAAGTTAAAGCAGTATACCCCGGAAGAAGTTGATGGGAATGCAGTAGGTTTCGACTATGACAATCCCGATAAGTTGGTTGAAAATCTTGGAATGACTTCAGACCAAGAAGTGATGTTGACAACTGTATTAGCAAACGAATTGAAACAACATATTTCAAAGGAAAAGAAAATTCCACTGTACCAGATTGAATTAAGAATGACGCATGTCAAAGATGTTAAAATTGACTACGACTATTTAACAGAATTAGTCGAACAATTATTGAATCAAGTCCATTATGGTGAAACAGCAAAGGCCCAAGAAACACAAGAGAAAATCAATCAATTTGCAAATGGGTTGGATGATCAACAGTATGCAACGAAGATTAAGAACGCTGCTATTGCAATCATCAATGGAGATTTCCCAACCGAAGGGTCAAACTTCAAATACCCCGTTAAACTATCTGATAGTGAACAGATCATTCAGGCGGCAAATAACGTGAATCTTGACAGGATCATTCTGGATTTCCGGGTGAAATGGGGCATTACAGATATCATCACAAGCGTTCAGATGCGTGAACTCTTTAGCAGGCACCGTTTTGGTTTACAGGACTTGGATGACACGGGGCAGATTCGAGATATCATCGCCCAGGCAAGCAGTGATTATCAAACAATGGCACATGATGTCAATGTACAGGCGCTATCAAAAATCAAATATCGCAATAGCTTACGTGATGCAATATACGTGTTGGCTGATGAGTTGGTAGTGAACTGA
- a CDS encoding restriction endonuclease subunit S → MRKLSDVVEFVSGSPQFRITEVFDVEAPLYTYYGHSNIDDDLVDIVSSNSDSKQVRTQDRVNTLDAGDIIFSLISGNSTIVRKGHEGYLYTQNYVKLIPAENIDSKYLVYLLNEDKSIRKQFLMGLQGSQVLKYTLRQVKELEIPKLPQIGNQQIIGEIYFNQLRLQALRNRAANNEKIILLEKLKGASKSE, encoded by the coding sequence ATGAGAAAGTTGAGTGATGTAGTTGAATTTGTAAGCGGTTCGCCTCAATTTAGAATTACTGAAGTGTTTGACGTGGAAGCTCCACTCTATACCTATTATGGTCATTCTAATATAGATGACGATTTGGTTGATATTGTTTCATCTAACAGTGATAGCAAGCAAGTTAGAACGCAAGATAGAGTAAATACGCTGGATGCAGGAGATATAATATTTAGTCTAATATCTGGAAATTCTACGATTGTGAGAAAAGGGCATGAGGGTTATCTCTACACGCAAAACTACGTTAAGTTAATCCCTGCTGAAAATATTGATTCTAAATATTTGGTTTATCTACTTAATGAAGATAAGTCAATTCGAAAGCAATTTCTGATGGGGCTGCAAGGTTCGCAAGTTTTGAAATATACACTCAGACAAGTGAAAGAGCTTGAGATACCTAAATTACCGCAAATCGGGAACCAACAAATTATCGGTGAAATATACTTTAATCAATTGCGACTTCAGGCATTACGAAATCGGGCAGCAAATAACGAGAAAATCATTCTTTTAGAAAAATTGAAGGGGGCAAGCAAAAGTGAATGA